From Streptomonospora salina, the proteins below share one genomic window:
- a CDS encoding glycosyltransferase family 4 protein, translating to MHVLVATVVHHPEDARILHRQIRALLDAGHRVTYMAPFADCGVTPWQELAPVNVPRASGRRRTASLRAARTALARLAPQADVLLFHDPELLLALPRTRPPTVWDVHEDAAAALLTKPWLPRPLRRPLAPVVRGLERRAEQRMHLLLAEEGYRDRFARDHPVVPNTTYVPERPERGPGTDRVVYLGHLSAARGAAELVEMGRTLRPHGVRVEIIGAADPGIRPMLRDAHREEAVEWYGFVPNDQALRMISGALAGVCLLQDTPNYRSSLPTKVVEYMAHGLPVVSTPNPAAVALVNDSAEGDCGTVVPFGDAAAAADAVLQLRSDSALRDRYSATGHAIARAAFHWPLQADPFVRQLEEWAGVQGRPRLPMQPSAPIRDAREGDSARTARTGR from the coding sequence ATGCACGTTCTCGTGGCAACCGTGGTGCATCATCCCGAGGACGCGCGCATCCTGCACCGCCAGATCCGCGCGCTGCTCGACGCCGGGCACCGCGTCACCTACATGGCTCCCTTCGCCGACTGCGGCGTCACGCCGTGGCAGGAACTGGCCCCGGTGAACGTTCCGCGCGCGTCCGGCCGGCGCCGCACGGCCTCGCTGCGCGCCGCCCGCACCGCGCTGGCCCGCCTGGCTCCGCAGGCCGACGTCCTGCTCTTCCACGACCCCGAGCTCCTGCTCGCGCTGCCGCGCACCCGCCCGCCCACGGTGTGGGACGTCCACGAAGACGCCGCGGCGGCGCTGCTGACCAAGCCGTGGCTGCCGCGTCCGCTGCGGCGCCCGCTGGCCCCGGTCGTACGCGGGCTCGAACGGCGCGCCGAACAGCGTATGCACCTGCTGCTCGCCGAAGAGGGCTACCGCGACCGCTTCGCCCGCGACCACCCCGTCGTGCCCAACACCACGTACGTGCCCGAGCGACCCGAGCGCGGCCCCGGAACCGACCGGGTCGTCTACCTGGGACACCTCTCGGCCGCGCGCGGCGCCGCCGAACTGGTGGAGATGGGCCGCACACTGCGCCCGCACGGGGTGCGGGTCGAGATCATCGGCGCGGCCGACCCCGGTATCCGCCCGATGCTGCGCGACGCCCACCGCGAGGAGGCCGTGGAGTGGTACGGCTTCGTACCCAACGACCAGGCCCTGCGCATGATCTCCGGCGCGCTGGCGGGCGTGTGCCTGCTGCAGGACACCCCGAACTACCGCAGCTCCCTGCCCACCAAGGTGGTCGAGTACATGGCGCACGGCCTGCCGGTGGTCAGTACCCCCAACCCCGCGGCGGTCGCGCTGGTCAACGACAGCGCGGAAGGCGACTGCGGCACCGTCGTGCCCTTCGGCGACGCCGCGGCGGCGGCCGACGCCGTGCTGCAGCTGCGCTCGGACTCCGCACTGCGCGACCGCTACTCCGCCACCGGGCACGCCATCGCCCGCGCCGCGTTCCACTGGCCGCTGCAGGCCGACCCGTTCGTGCGCCAACTGGAGGAGTGGGCCGGTGTCCAGGGGCGTCCGCGACTGCCGATGCAGCCGTCGGCCCCGATCCGCGACGCCCGCGAAGGCGATTCCGCACGCACGGCCCGTACGGGCCGTTGA
- a CDS encoding glycosyltransferase family 2 protein, producing the protein MTSPGVPSETGPAASEPFASAPQRSADGAEAPSRSVGGEDSAGHGGEVRLKTSCVILTMGTRPAELRRAVTSVLEQEGADLELIVVSNGAELPPLPDGVITVMLDENIGIPKGRNAGVAAASGDIVLFLDDDGWYRSRDLVRHVSRRFESDPGLGIVTFRIVDPDGGPDQRRYVPRLRVGDPLRSSRVTTFLGGAAAVRRTAFDEAGGLPDGFFYAHEESDLAWRVLDAGYDIEYDAEAVMYHPSTHPSRHEDFYRLNARNRVWLVRRNLPWPLALAHLGVWISITVARERSLPELRAWFRGFREGWRGDCGPRSPMRWSTAWRMMRIGRPPVV; encoded by the coding sequence ATGACCAGTCCAGGCGTGCCCAGCGAAACCGGCCCCGCGGCCTCCGAGCCGTTCGCCTCCGCGCCGCAGCGCAGCGCGGACGGCGCGGAGGCGCCGTCCCGTAGCGTCGGCGGTGAGGATTCGGCCGGGCACGGAGGTGAGGTGCGCTTGAAGACCTCCTGCGTCATCCTGACGATGGGGACGCGACCGGCCGAGCTGCGTCGCGCGGTCACGAGCGTCCTGGAGCAGGAAGGCGCCGACCTGGAGCTGATCGTGGTCAGCAACGGCGCCGAGCTGCCCCCGCTGCCCGACGGCGTCATCACGGTCATGCTGGACGAGAACATCGGCATCCCCAAGGGGCGCAACGCGGGGGTCGCGGCGGCCAGCGGCGACATCGTCCTGTTCCTCGACGACGACGGCTGGTACCGCTCGCGCGACCTCGTCCGCCACGTCAGCCGCCGCTTCGAATCCGACCCCGGGCTGGGCATCGTCACGTTCCGCATCGTCGACCCCGACGGCGGCCCCGACCAGCGCCGCTACGTCCCGCGCCTGCGGGTCGGCGATCCGCTGCGCTCCAGCCGCGTCACCACGTTCCTGGGCGGCGCGGCCGCCGTGCGCAGAACCGCGTTCGACGAGGCCGGCGGGCTTCCGGACGGGTTCTTCTACGCCCACGAAGAGAGCGACCTGGCCTGGCGCGTGCTGGACGCCGGTTACGACATCGAGTACGACGCCGAGGCGGTGATGTACCACCCCTCGACCCACCCCAGCCGGCACGAAGACTTCTACCGGCTCAACGCGCGCAACCGGGTCTGGCTGGTGCGGCGCAACCTGCCGTGGCCGCTGGCGCTGGCCCATCTGGGCGTGTGGATCTCCATCACCGTGGCGCGGGAGCGCTCGCTGCCGGAGTTGCGCGCGTGGTTCCGCGGGTTCCGCGAAGGCTGGCGCGGCGATTGCGGCCCGCGCAGCCCCATGCGGTGGTCGACGGCCTGGCGCATGATGCGCATCGGCCGCCCGCCCGTCGTCTGA
- a CDS encoding nucleotide sugar dehydrogenase: MDVATPTSDLVVVGLGYVGLPLAHQAASAGLTVAGLDASPAVAAGLNEGRSHIDDLGAADIAAMLEHGFTATTDPSVVAGARTVVICVPTPLSAEGGPDLGAVTAAGRSIAGHLAPGTLVVLESTTYPGTTYEVLRPLLEESGLVAGSDFHLAFSPERIDPGNATFGVANTPKVVGGMTERCGESAAAFYGRFVETVVQARGTREAEMAKLLENTYRHVNIALVNEMAIFCQELGVDLWDAISCAATKPFGFQAFYPGPGVGGHCIPIDPNYLSYKVKTLGYPFRFVELAQEINARMPSYVLQRSLELLNDAGLALSRSRVLLLGVTYKADIADQRESPASPVARKLAEKGATLTYHDPHVEEWRLNGAPLPRATDLEQAMAEADLTVLLTDHSAYTPKLLTENARLLLDTRGVLRRLPSGTMHEDGHITAPIEREGMVVL; encoded by the coding sequence GTGGACGTCGCAACCCCAACATCGGACCTGGTCGTCGTCGGTCTGGGCTACGTGGGCCTGCCGCTGGCGCACCAGGCCGCGTCCGCCGGGCTCACCGTCGCCGGCCTGGACGCCAGCCCGGCGGTGGCAGCGGGCCTCAACGAGGGACGCTCCCACATCGACGACCTCGGCGCCGCCGACATCGCCGCGATGCTCGAGCACGGCTTCACGGCCACCACCGACCCGTCGGTGGTGGCGGGCGCCCGCACCGTCGTCATCTGCGTCCCCACGCCCTTGTCCGCCGAAGGCGGCCCCGACCTCGGCGCCGTGACCGCCGCCGGCCGGTCCATCGCCGGGCACCTCGCGCCCGGAACCCTGGTGGTCCTGGAGTCGACCACCTACCCGGGCACGACCTACGAGGTACTCCGGCCGCTGCTGGAGGAGTCCGGGCTGGTCGCCGGCTCCGACTTCCACCTCGCCTTCTCGCCCGAGCGCATCGACCCCGGCAACGCCACCTTCGGGGTCGCCAACACCCCCAAGGTCGTCGGCGGCATGACCGAGCGGTGCGGCGAGAGCGCCGCCGCCTTCTACGGCCGCTTCGTCGAGACCGTGGTCCAGGCGCGCGGCACCCGCGAGGCCGAGATGGCCAAGCTGCTGGAGAACACCTACCGCCACGTCAACATCGCCCTGGTCAACGAGATGGCGATCTTCTGCCAGGAGCTGGGCGTGGACCTGTGGGACGCCATCTCCTGCGCCGCCACCAAGCCCTTCGGGTTCCAGGCCTTCTACCCCGGTCCCGGCGTGGGCGGCCACTGCATCCCGATCGACCCGAACTACCTGTCCTACAAGGTCAAGACCCTGGGGTACCCGTTCCGGTTCGTGGAGCTGGCCCAGGAGATCAACGCCCGCATGCCCAGCTACGTGCTGCAGCGCTCCCTGGAGCTGCTCAACGACGCCGGCCTGGCGCTCTCCCGCTCGCGGGTGCTGCTGCTCGGGGTGACCTACAAGGCCGACATCGCCGACCAGCGCGAGTCCCCGGCCAGTCCCGTCGCCCGCAAGCTCGCCGAGAAGGGCGCCACGTTGACCTACCACGACCCGCACGTCGAAGAGTGGCGCCTCAACGGCGCCCCGCTCCCCCGCGCCACCGATCTGGAGCAGGCCATGGCCGAGGCCGACCTCACCGTCCTGCTCACCGACCACAGCGCCTACACGCCCAAGCTGCTGACCGAGAACGCCCGGCTGCTCCTGGACACCCGCGGCGTACTGCGGCGCCTGCCCTCGGGCACGATGCACGAGGACGGCCACATCACCGCGCCGATCGAACGCGAGGGGATGGTGGTCCTCTAA
- a CDS encoding CDP-alcohol phosphatidyltransferase family protein — MSKPSIAEIRSGGQPEGIKQRLNEEHWAGRLYMRDLSPYFSTVFVRLGVPPNPITYMMMGSGVLAGVVLALGGFWAAVAAVVLVQLYLLLDCVDGEVARFTGRTSVAGIFLDRIGHYLAEVALIIGLGVRAQGGLDAGGWVVAGMAAALGAALIKAETDNVVVARAKAGLSEKIADEQLQPRSPRLGTARKAASALRFHRVIQAVELSLLVLGASVIDLVRGDLMATRALVAVCVAVAAVQTILHMVSVLASRRLE, encoded by the coding sequence ATGTCCAAGCCATCGATCGCTGAGATCCGCTCGGGCGGGCAGCCCGAGGGAATCAAGCAGCGGCTGAACGAGGAGCACTGGGCCGGTCGGCTCTACATGCGCGACCTGTCGCCCTACTTCAGCACGGTCTTCGTGCGGTTGGGTGTGCCGCCCAACCCCATCACCTACATGATGATGGGCTCGGGCGTGCTGGCGGGCGTCGTCCTGGCGCTGGGCGGCTTCTGGGCCGCCGTGGCGGCGGTCGTCCTGGTGCAGTTGTACCTGCTGCTGGACTGCGTCGACGGCGAGGTCGCCCGGTTCACCGGGCGCACCAGCGTCGCCGGGATCTTCCTCGACCGGATCGGCCACTACCTGGCCGAGGTCGCCCTGATCATCGGGCTCGGCGTGCGCGCCCAGGGCGGGCTCGACGCCGGCGGATGGGTGGTCGCCGGCATGGCCGCCGCACTCGGCGCCGCCCTGATCAAGGCGGAGACCGACAACGTGGTGGTGGCCCGCGCCAAGGCCGGACTCTCGGAGAAGATCGCCGACGAGCAGCTCCAGCCCCGCTCGCCGCGGCTGGGCACGGCCCGCAAAGCCGCTTCGGCGCTGCGGTTCCACCGGGTCATCCAGGCCGTCGAGCTGTCGCTGCTGGTGCTGGGCGCCTCCGTGATCGACCTGGTGCGCGGCGACCTGATGGCGACCCGGGCACTCGTTGCGGTGTGCGTCGCCGTCGCCGCCGTGCAGACGATCCTGCACATGGTCAGCGTGCTGGCGTCGCGGCGCCTGGAGTAG
- a CDS encoding glycosyltransferase family 4 protein — MRNFLKAATFTASLTWRHLRREPARLPLLGLRLLPGPARAGVRTVLRRSGALGRAYALWDAGHRADSLDTVRGAAHGASPRRLARLTAFALAVEQPGAAEELLGGLPRGRRRSALEHRRALTTGREVGEAPPGRWPDSTVALRGRTPHHDTMNGRESPGADHRVLHLVTNALPHTNAGYTQRTHRISQGQLAAGLEPHVVTRAGYPLTKGIPDTRPRVEVDGVDYHRLLPWLAPDGEAAELRAGLRLGLPLARRLDPGVLHAASNHVNARLALELGRRLSLPVVYEVRGFLEESWLSRDPSRSTGDAFYTVERARETACMRAADLVVTLGETMRAEIAGRGVDADRVITVPNAVDESFLEPLPDGAGLRRELGAGPEAFVVGTTTSCYGYEGLDTLIDAVAELRRRGVDAYALIVGDGPELGALRERAAAAGLGSAAAFPGRVPAGDVRRHHAALDVFAVPRRDERVSRLVTPLKPVEAMAGGLPVVASDLAALREIVQPGATGELVRPDSPRELADCLEKLAADADTRRAYGRAAGERVGRDRTWRAAAHRYIEAYASLRA, encoded by the coding sequence GTGCGCAATTTCTTGAAAGCGGCCACCTTCACCGCGAGCCTGACCTGGCGGCACCTCAGGCGTGAGCCCGCCCGACTGCCGCTGCTGGGACTGCGGCTGCTGCCGGGGCCCGCGCGCGCCGGTGTCCGAACCGTACTCCGGCGCAGCGGCGCGCTCGGCCGGGCTTATGCCCTGTGGGACGCCGGCCACCGGGCGGATTCGCTCGACACGGTCCGCGGGGCCGCCCATGGAGCCTCCCCCCGTCGCCTCGCCCGTCTGACCGCGTTCGCCTTGGCCGTCGAGCAGCCCGGTGCCGCCGAGGAGCTCCTCGGGGGCCTTCCCCGAGGCCGGCGGCGCAGTGCGCTGGAGCACCGTCGTGCCCTGACGACGGGTCGCGAGGTCGGCGAAGCCCCTCCGGGCCGGTGGCCCGACTCAACGGTAGCTCTGCGGGGGAGAACGCCGCACCACGACACGATGAACGGTCGGGAATCGCCCGGGGCCGACCACCGCGTCCTGCACCTGGTCACCAACGCCCTGCCGCACACCAACGCCGGCTACACCCAGCGGACCCACCGCATCTCCCAGGGACAGCTGGCCGCCGGGCTCGAACCCCATGTGGTGACCCGGGCGGGCTATCCGCTGACCAAGGGGATCCCGGATACACGCCCCCGGGTGGAGGTCGACGGCGTCGACTACCACCGGCTGCTGCCGTGGCTGGCTCCGGACGGCGAGGCCGCGGAGCTGCGGGCCGGGCTGCGGCTGGGGCTGCCGCTGGCGCGGCGGCTGGACCCGGGCGTGCTGCACGCGGCCAGCAACCACGTCAACGCCCGGCTCGCGCTGGAGCTCGGGCGGCGGCTGTCGCTGCCGGTGGTCTACGAGGTGCGGGGGTTCCTGGAGGAGTCCTGGCTCTCGCGCGATCCCTCGCGCAGCACCGGCGACGCGTTCTACACCGTCGAACGCGCCCGCGAGACCGCGTGCATGCGGGCCGCCGACCTGGTCGTCACGCTGGGCGAGACCATGCGCGCCGAGATCGCGGGCCGCGGCGTCGACGCCGACCGGGTGATCACCGTGCCCAACGCGGTCGACGAGTCGTTCCTGGAACCGCTGCCCGACGGCGCGGGCCTGCGCCGTGAGCTGGGCGCGGGGCCTGAAGCGTTCGTGGTGGGCACGACGACCAGCTGCTACGGCTACGAGGGCCTCGACACGCTGATCGACGCCGTCGCCGAGCTGCGCCGCCGCGGAGTCGACGCCTATGCGCTGATCGTGGGCGACGGCCCGGAACTGGGGGCCCTGCGTGAGCGCGCCGCGGCGGCGGGACTGGGGTCGGCTGCCGCCTTCCCCGGCCGGGTGCCGGCCGGGGACGTCCGCCGCCATCACGCCGCGCTGGACGTGTTCGCCGTGCCGCGGCGCGACGAGCGGGTCAGCCGCCTGGTGACGCCCCTGAAGCCCGTGGAGGCGATGGCCGGCGGACTACCGGTGGTGGCCTCCGATCTGGCGGCGCTGCGCGAGATCGTGCAGCCGGGCGCCACGGGCGAGCTGGTCCGCCCCGACAGCCCGCGCGAGCTGGCCGACTGCCTGGAGAAGCTGGCCGCCGACGCGGACACGCGCCGCGCCTACGGCCGGGCGGCGGGCGAGCGCGTGGGCCGCGACCGCACGTGGCGGGCGGCGGCGCACCGCTACATCGAGGCCTACGCGTCCCTGCGGGCCTGA
- a CDS encoding phosphocholine cytidylyltransferase family protein, with protein MLGMVLAAGAGRRLRPYTDTLPKALVPVDGETTIMDISLRNLAAAGLTDVVVVVGYRAEAVEQRKREMERRHGVAITLAYNDKAEEWNNAYSLWTAREHFSEGVLLVNGDTVHPVSVEKTLLAARGPELLLAVDSAKTLADEEMKVTLDGSGHLSRITKLMDPADAAGEYIGATLIEGSLSDRLADALRATWERDPQLYYEDGFQELVDRGGKVGVAPIGEVDWVEVDDHDDLNRAREIACRY; from the coding sequence ATGCTCGGTATGGTTCTTGCCGCAGGAGCGGGCCGCCGACTGCGCCCCTACACCGACACCCTGCCCAAGGCCCTGGTGCCGGTCGATGGTGAGACCACCATCATGGACATTTCGTTGCGCAACCTCGCCGCAGCGGGCCTGACCGACGTGGTCGTGGTCGTGGGCTACCGCGCCGAGGCCGTCGAGCAGCGCAAGCGGGAGATGGAGCGCCGGCACGGCGTCGCGATCACCCTCGCTTACAACGACAAGGCCGAGGAGTGGAACAACGCCTACTCCTTGTGGACTGCGCGCGAGCACTTCTCCGAAGGCGTCCTCCTCGTCAACGGCGACACCGTCCACCCGGTGAGCGTGGAAAAGACGCTACTGGCCGCACGCGGACCGGAACTGCTCCTCGCGGTGGACAGCGCTAAAACTCTGGCCGACGAGGAGATGAAGGTGACCCTGGACGGGTCCGGCCACCTCAGCCGCATCACCAAGCTCATGGACCCCGCCGACGCCGCCGGCGAGTACATCGGCGCCACCCTCATCGAGGGCTCGCTGTCGGACCGCCTCGCCGACGCGCTCCGGGCGACCTGGGAGCGCGACCCGCAGCTCTACTACGAGGACGGCTTCCAGGAGCTGGTCGACCGCGGCGGCAAGGTCGGCGTCGCTCCGATCGGCGAGGTCGACTGGGTCGAGGTCGACGACCACGACGACCTGAACCGCGCCAGGGAGATCGCATGCCGCTACTAG
- a CDS encoding iron-containing alcohol dehydrogenase family protein — protein sequence MINAPLAIDVRQGAIASLGSLLADRRIANEGRIAVAVGPGQGAQIAAELDLPNCEVFKVDGGSVDVGTELGKKLRSGAYEAVAGIGGGKTVDVTKYAASMAGIPMVAVATNLSHDGIASPVSSLEHESGKGSYGVTMPVAVVVDVDYVRAAPQRLVRSGVGDVVSNLSAIADWELAGREQGEPVDGMAVTFARTAAEAIVNRSDTVDSQEFLTALAEALVLSGMAMSVAGSSRPASGACHELLHAIDQLYPGTSNHGELAGIGALYAYFLRSRYQGFGEARMYEIRACIRRHGLPALPADVGLDEEQFARAVAHAPATRPGRYTVLEHLALSDDDIRRSVAEYVQAIDR from the coding sequence ATGATCAACGCCCCGCTGGCGATCGACGTCCGACAGGGCGCCATCGCTTCGCTGGGCTCTCTGCTGGCCGACCGCCGCATCGCCAACGAGGGCCGCATCGCCGTGGCCGTGGGGCCCGGCCAGGGCGCCCAGATCGCCGCCGAGCTCGATCTGCCCAACTGCGAGGTCTTCAAGGTCGACGGCGGAAGCGTCGACGTGGGCACCGAGCTGGGCAAGAAGCTGCGCTCGGGGGCCTACGAGGCCGTGGCCGGCATCGGCGGCGGCAAGACCGTCGACGTCACCAAGTACGCCGCGTCCATGGCCGGAATCCCCATGGTCGCCGTGGCCACGAACCTCTCCCACGACGGCATCGCCTCGCCGGTCAGCTCGCTGGAGCACGAGAGCGGCAAGGGCTCCTACGGGGTCACCATGCCGGTCGCGGTGGTGGTCGACGTCGACTACGTGCGCGCCGCGCCCCAGCGCCTGGTGCGTTCGGGCGTCGGCGACGTGGTGAGCAACCTGTCGGCCATCGCCGACTGGGAGCTGGCCGGCCGGGAGCAGGGCGAGCCGGTCGACGGAATGGCCGTCACCTTCGCCCGCACCGCGGCCGAGGCGATCGTCAACCGCAGCGACACCGTCGATTCCCAGGAGTTTCTGACCGCCCTCGCCGAGGCGCTGGTGCTGTCCGGCATGGCGATGTCGGTGGCGGGCTCCAGCCGCCCGGCCAGCGGCGCCTGCCACGAGCTGCTGCATGCGATCGACCAGCTTTACCCGGGGACCAGCAACCACGGTGAGCTCGCCGGTATCGGCGCCCTCTACGCCTACTTCCTGCGCAGCCGGTACCAGGGGTTCGGCGAGGCGCGCATGTACGAGATCCGGGCCTGCATCCGGCGGCACGGCCTTCCCGCCCTGCCCGCCGACGTCGGTCTGGACGAAGAGCAGTTCGCGCGAGCGGTGGCCCACGCCCCCGCCACCCGGCCGGGACGCTACACCGTGCTGGAGCACCTGGCCCTTTCGGACGACGACATCAGGCGGAGTGTGGCGGAATATGTCCAAGCCATCGATCGCTGA
- the wecB gene encoding non-hydrolyzing UDP-N-acetylglucosamine 2-epimerase, whose product MHIVGARPNFVKAAPVVAALEARGLRQSVVHTGQHYDDRMSAVFFRELGLPRPDVDLGVGSGSHAEQTAALMTGLEREFIERSPGLVVVYGDVNSTLAAGMVAAKLHIPVAHVEAGLRSFDWSMPEEVNRRLTDQLADVCFATSPEAVGHLAAEGVAVDRVHLVGNPMIDTLLARLDRFDTAALRERLDLPGSYVAATLHRPANVDDPETVARLVARLHEVADQIDVVMPVHPRGRASLDAAGLAEHPRMHLLEPLGYIDFVALVRGATAVVTDSGGVQEETTMLGVPCLTLRPNTERPITITHGSNRLVTDSELPGLVSKILAGAGTDTAALAAVPPMWDGGAGERIATVLADWTSGVPAPGPRRSA is encoded by the coding sequence GTGCATATCGTCGGCGCGCGGCCGAACTTCGTCAAGGCCGCGCCGGTGGTGGCGGCCCTGGAGGCCCGCGGGCTGCGCCAGTCGGTCGTGCACACCGGCCAGCACTACGACGACCGCATGTCGGCGGTCTTCTTCCGCGAGCTGGGACTGCCCCGGCCCGACGTCGACCTCGGTGTGGGCTCGGGCTCGCACGCCGAGCAGACCGCCGCGCTGATGACCGGCCTGGAGCGGGAGTTCATCGAGCGTTCACCGGGACTCGTCGTGGTCTACGGCGACGTGAACTCCACGCTGGCCGCCGGGATGGTCGCCGCCAAGCTCCACATCCCGGTCGCCCACGTCGAAGCCGGGCTGCGCTCCTTCGACTGGTCGATGCCCGAAGAGGTCAACCGCCGCCTCACCGACCAGCTCGCCGACGTGTGCTTCGCCACCAGCCCCGAAGCCGTCGGCCACCTCGCCGCCGAGGGGGTCGCGGTGGACCGCGTGCATCTGGTCGGGAACCCGATGATCGACACGCTGCTGGCGCGCCTCGACCGCTTCGACACCGCCGCCCTGCGCGAGCGCCTGGACCTTCCCGGCTCCTACGTCGCCGCGACCCTGCACCGGCCCGCCAACGTCGACGACCCCGAAACGGTCGCGCGCCTGGTCGCCCGCCTGCACGAGGTCGCCGACCAGATCGACGTCGTGATGCCCGTGCACCCCCGGGGCCGGGCGTCCCTCGACGCCGCCGGCCTGGCCGAGCACCCGCGTATGCACCTGCTGGAACCGCTGGGCTACATCGACTTCGTGGCGCTGGTGCGCGGCGCCACCGCCGTGGTCACCGACTCCGGCGGAGTCCAGGAGGAGACCACGATGCTGGGTGTCCCCTGCCTGACCCTGCGGCCCAACACCGAACGCCCCATCACCATCACCCACGGCAGCAACCGGCTCGTCACCGACTCCGAACTCCCCGGCCTGGTCTCCAAGATCCTGGCCGGAGCGGGCACCGACACCGCGGCCCTGGCCGCCGTCCCCCCGATGTGGGACGGCGGCGCCGGCGAGCGCATCGCCACCGTCCTCGCCGACTGGACGTCCGGCGTGCCGGCGCCGGGACCCCGCCGCAGCGCCTGA